The proteins below are encoded in one region of Lactuca sativa cultivar Salinas chromosome 3, Lsat_Salinas_v11, whole genome shotgun sequence:
- the LOC111890078 gene encoding secreted RxLR effector protein 161-like, protein MLGCKPVKTPLEVNFVFSRDCDDNSDLIRNITELQKLLGKLIYLTVTRPDNSYAVQVLSQFMHKPRKSHLNVAFRLLRYLKECPGKGVVFSKSNNFDIIGYVDADWAKCLSTRRSVCGYLVYLGSSLISWKSKKQSTVSRSSTESEYRALGSVTCEVLWILKVLSDIGFKI, encoded by the coding sequence ATGCTTGGGTGTAAACCTGTTAAAACTCCTTTGGAAGTTAATTTTGTGTTTAGTAGAGATTGTGATGATAATTCAGATCTTATAAGAAATATAACTGAGTTGCAAAAACTCTTAGGGAAACTGATTTATCTCACTGTTACTAGACCTGATAATAGTTATGCAGTTCAAGTGTTGAGTCAGTTTATGCATAAGCCCAGGAAATCACATCTAAATGTTGCTTTCAGATTGTTAAGATATTTGAAAGAATGTCCTGGAAAAGGTGTTGTCTTTTCTAAATCTAACAATTTTGATATTATTGGTTATGTGGATGCTGATTGGGCGAAATGCTTATCAACTAGAAGATCTGTTTGTGGATATTTGGTATATTTAGGTAGTTCTCTTATTTCTTGGAAGAGTAAGAAACAAAGCACGGTATCCAGATCCTCAACAGAATCTGAATATCGTGCTTTGGGTTCTGTAACATGTGAAGTGTTgtggattttaaaagttttaagtgATATTGGTTTTAA